A region of the Lathamus discolor isolate bLatDis1 chromosome 12, bLatDis1.hap1, whole genome shotgun sequence genome:
TTTGATCATCAACACCATCAAGTCTTTGGAGtcacacacaaagcagcagtAACAACAGATCTGAAAGAGCTGCAatcaacagaaagcaaaaagcccCAGAGGCTGGTTACAGTGAAGCTGTCAACATGCAGAACAGTAATCCTTCTGAGGAAGGTATCTGTGAGCCTTTCTCAACAACACCAGaagctggaagtcaaaacataACTCCCTCACACAGCAAGGGAGCTGCAAAGCCCACAAAAGCAGCCAGTTATCAGAGCTACGAAATGAAAGGGCTGGATGAACAACAAGGAAATGAACTTGAGAGAAGCAATGCCCTTCCCCTAGCACGCccatgaaggaaaaaaccccaaaccaaactcaAACCCAGTTCTTGAACGCATCCTCAGTGAAGACATGAAAAGCCCATTTCTGAGGAAAACTGGCTGGTGAGAAGCAAGGCCACTGTACACCAGAAGCACGCCCACACGGAGCTTGAAAGATCATCCCAGACATACAAAAAGATGACAAAATTTCACCTAACATGAATAAACAGACTTCGGTACattttaggaaacaaaaacGTTTGAGCTACTTCCATCCTGTTAGCAAAACTAAAGATCAGTTTATGATGAAGGCAGGGTATGGGCGACGTTTCCAAGTGACTTGATGCCAAGTTCTGCCCTGGATGACATCATCCAGAAGCTTCGGGAAAGGGCTGCAAGGTCCTTCTGGGCGCCTGTGACATCACATAGGGACCAGTGCCCCGGTGCCACTcgaccacagcagcagcagcccaagcAGCCACCATGGTGGACGCACACACCATCTGCCACCACCCATGATGCACGCCAGCACCACCTCATGCAGCTCCCCCCAGCTCTTCCGCCATGGATGATGTTACAGTGCTTGGAAAGAAAGGCTATAGCCTCAGCAACACACTAGGACAAGGCTCTTACAGCAAAGTGAAATGTGCCTACTGCGACCGGCTGAAGTGCAAAGTGGCTGTCAAGATCATCGACAAGATGAAAACTCCTGGGGACTTTTGGGAAAGGTTTCTCCCCAGGGAAATAGAGGCTTTGAGATGTTTGCAACATCCGTCAATCGTCAAAACATACGAGATTTTCGAGACATCAGCTGGGAAAGTGTACATAGTGATGGAGCTGGGGGAAAAGGGAGACCTCCTGGACTACATCAAGATCACAGGAGCTATGAGAGAGGACTTTGCTCGCATAAAGTTTCAGCAGTTGGCTTCTGCCATCAAGCATTGCCACGACTCAAACTTCGCTCACAGGGACCTGAAATGTGAGAACATCCTTCTTGATGATGGCCTCAACGTCAAGCTGACAGACTTTGGCTTTTCCAAACTCTTGTCTCGGgataaaaatgggaaaactaTTCTCAGCAATACCTTCTGTGGGTCTGCTGCGTATGCAGCCCCTGAAGTGCTACAGGGCATTCCTTGTGACCCCAGGATTTCTGACATGTGGAGTCTGGGCGTCATCCTGTACATAATGGTCTACGCTTTAATGCCATTTGATGATTCCAACAtcaagaaaatgattttttttcagaaacaacaCAGGattcccttccccagcacaaaACACCTGACTGTAGAGTGCAGGGATCTCATTAACCACTTGCTCCAGCCCAATGTGTCTCAGAGATTGTGCATAGATGAAGTTTTGAAACACTCATGGTTGCAGACTCCAAATGCCACTGTGGAGTCCTCTCTGCCAGCTCCAGAAGAGGCTGAGTGTTCCCACAACCCGTGTGAAggaaagccaaaggaaaagaatcaaAGCCAAATGCCattaagcaaaaggaaaagagagaagtaaATGGGACCCTCCTAAGGATGGCTGGTTTTAACAATATCACAAAGTCAATCTAACTTGTGAACTGCTGATTCTCAACTTTAGCTTCTGCTTCAGCAACAGTCCTCACCTCTTGCTTTACAAAGAATAGCAACAGAAGACACCGTACATCT
Encoded here:
- the TSSK2 gene encoding testis-specific serine/threonine-protein kinase 2, translating into MDDVTVLGKKGYSLSNTLGQGSYSKVKCAYCDRLKCKVAVKIIDKMKTPGDFWERFLPREIEALRCLQHPSIVKTYEIFETSAGKVYIVMELGEKGDLLDYIKITGAMREDFARIKFQQLASAIKHCHDSNFAHRDLKCENILLDDGLNVKLTDFGFSKLLSRDKNGKTILSNTFCGSAAYAAPEVLQGIPCDPRISDMWSLGVILYIMVYALMPFDDSNIKKMIFFQKQHRIPFPSTKHLTVECRDLINHLLQPNVSQRLCIDEVLKHSWLQTPNATVESSLPAPEEAECSHNPCEGKPKEKNQSQMPLSKRKREK